The stretch of DNA AAATACAAGCTATTAACCTAGTTTAAGCATTACGCAGGATCGTATCTGCAACAGCACCAAACCCATGCTGATTTCTCTTTACTCATTTCCTCCTCTTCCTGCTGCTCTCTGATTACCAAGTATAGTCATAATAGCACTAGATTTACTTATTTTGGTGTCCTTGTCgtctactactactactactactattataTACATGTATACACATAATAGGTAGAAAAACTATGAGCTATTTACATAGTTTCAAGATTGCAAATTAAGGGTTGAGTTAATGTAGacaagaattggaaaattatTAGTTTGTAAGAATGAGGGTACGGGCAGTATTAATTAATAGtcatattataattattatattacTATTTGTGGGAGTAGAGGGGAAGAGGGGGTGGGTGGAGAGGTGGTTTTTCTTATCTCTATTACAACAGTATCTAATATCTacaatttcaatgattAGATTTTAAAATTCGATCAGAATATTGAGCAAAATTTTCCATTTCATTAACCATTTCATCTAAATTTGGTTGAATGAAAACTGCCAAAGTATTTCTAGCAATAGATTTAcctttattattgttaccACTTTTAACAAAATGAGGTACAgctttaaatttattttttgatacTTGTTGTAAAGTTGAACCTGATTGGAAAGCTAAACAATCATGAGgaatattaattttaataattttatcattttgaCGATTTTTAATATATAATCCTGAATCAGGATCTAGATCAGGAGAAGAATTGTCAAgaacaacagcagcagcagcagcagcatgGTGTGGGTTTAATCCTtttgattcatcaatataTAAAGCTGATGTTAATCCTGTCAAACAAGAATGATCTAAATGTTCACCACACCAATTATCATCAGACAAGGCTTCAGCCTCGAGATCTGTGAGGTTGTTGTTatcctcctcctcctccttctcctcctccttgttgttgtagttgtagttgtagttgtagttggGGAAATAATGTAATAATCTTGCTTTTGTACAAGTTGAATTCTGAACAATTTTTGTTAAATAATCATTTGAAGGATAATCATTTGGATAATGTGatttaatatatttatcaCAATTAATAGCCACTGATtctgatattgaaattattaaattacataaatttttcaaattttgtttaaatcCTATTAAACCAGAATTTTCATCTTCTGGCGGCCAAATATTCTTCATTGTATAAGTTAaatgatttggaaatttatcaactaaTTCTTGTGGAGGTGACTCAAGTTTATCATCTTTATAAAAACTACAATTAATATAAAATGATCCTTTTTTATCATCAGGTATTGAGtagttattattattattattattattagtttgTCGTAATTTCTCTTTACCACATGACCAACCCGTTaaccaataatttttttcacattctaatgatttcaattgatcagTTGGTAAATTAGCTAATTTAGATGCACTaattaaaactttttttcttaattcaacgaattgaattggtaaatctttaataattattatacCTAATGAATTAGGTCCAAAAGctttttctaaaatttcatcttttAATCCAGGGTATCCTTCATctgttttcaaatcatttaatgaaACTATTATTGGTGAATCACAAGACATTAAGTAAGTAAGTGGACGTGGACGTGGACGTGGACGTGGACAAATTTGATATGTAGTGATGGAAATGTTATGAAATAGATTTTTACCTTGAATGGAAGATGtgagtaaaaaaaaatagaagtGGGGGCGGGGGGCGGGGGCGGGACAGAAccgatttttttttactacCATTGTTATGTAATAAGTACACTGCCAATTGGTTAATTGTCGGCTAATTGTGGGAGAGAGGGGGGGGAGGGAAGAGAATACGCAGTTAAGGACTAAGAATATTTAAACAATGgcaaaataagaaaaactAACAACCAAAAACCATAAAGCGTCAGTCgtcaatcaattaatcaacaattataCATCACAGTATCACATTTCTTACAATATTATctttaatttatcatcataatcatcatcatttaatcaataaagTCAGTTCTTCCAAACAATTATACAATTCTAGCCTAGCCAAACCTAAACCTAAAcctctttttcttattttcaagtaaagtttgaattttttcagGAATATGCCAATCCGTTTAGTCGATTATAATGAAGATAACGATAGTGATGACTAtgatacaacaacaagtagAAGAACTACTGATTTTGAACTACTATccaacaataatattaatattaccACTGATAAACCATTTATGGTAAGATTAATCAATAGTATAAGATGTTTTAATATTCctttaataaatttcataatattattgattttaataatttttttaattaaattaactACTAAATATACTAATCTTtatatgaaaaattcattaattacaATAATTGTTACTAATTTGGTATTATATGGGATTTCGGAAACTTTAGCTCAACTGATATTAATTTATCGTCATGATCAACCAATGATTAGTTTTAAATTGCGAGAAGAAATTAGattagaagatgaagacgaAGACGAAGACGAAGACgaagaaagagaagaaatAGGGGATCCTACTATTGAGTTGACgtattttcaatttaatagATTAGCAGGATTTATGTGTTGGGGTTTCATAATGGGATTTTTCCAATGTTTATGGtataaatttttacaaatttattcaattccaCAAGATCCTAAATTTATAGAAGTTTTACGTAAAGTTATGACtgatcaatttttattttcaccaatttcattgttttgttttttcacATTTGGTACAATTATTTTGGAAGATAAAACTTGGAATGATAcagttaataaattgaaacgaatttatttaaaaactttaataattaattatacGGTTTGGTTCCccattcaatttttcaattttttaataattccaaGAGATTATCAAGTACCTTTTAGTTCATCAATTAGTGTATTATGGAATTGTTATTTATCAATGAGAAATTCCAccagttaaaaaaaaaaaagaaacaaacaaacaaatttcaacaacaaaaactaaaCA from Candida albicans SC5314 chromosome R, complete sequence encodes:
- a CDS encoding uncharacterized protein (Ortholog of C. parapsilosis CDC317 : CPAR2_201040, Candida tenuis NRRL Y-1498 : CANTEDRAFT_112677, Debaryomyces hansenii CBS767 : DEHA2E02420g and Pichia stipitis Pignal : PICST_37559), translated to MVVKKNRFCPAPAPRPHFYFFLLTSSIQGKNLFHNISITTYQICPRPRPRPRPLTYLMSCDSPIIVSLNDLKTDEGYPGLKDEILEKAFGPNSLGIIIIKDLPIQFVELRKKVLISASKLANLPTDQLKSLECEKNYWLTGWSCGKEKLRQTNNNNNNNNYSIPDDKKGSFYINCSFYKDDKLESPPQELVDKFPNHLTYTMKNIWPPEDENSGLIGFKQNLKNLCNLIISISESVAINCDKYIKSHYPNDYPSNDYLTKIVQNSTCTKARLLHYFPNYNYNYNYNNKEEEKEEEEDNNNLTDLEAEALSDDNWCGEHLDHSCLTGLTSALYIDESKGLNPHHAAAAAAVVLDNSSPDLDPDSGLYIKNRQNDKIIKINIPHDCLAFQSGSTLQQVSKNKFKAVPHFVKSGNNNKGKSIARNTLAVFIQPNLDEMVNEMENFAQYSDRILKSNH
- a CDS encoding uncharacterized protein (Ortholog(s) have fungal-type vacuole, mitochondrion localization), whose protein sequence is MPIRLVDYNEDNDSDDYDTTTSRRTTDFELLSNNNINITTDKPFMVRLINSIRCFNIPLINFIILLILIIFLIKLTTKYTNLYMKNSLITIIVTNLVLYGISETLAQSILIYRHDQPMISFKLREEIRLEDEDEDEDEDEEREEIGDPTIELTYFQFNRLAGFMCWGFIMGFFQCLWYKFLQIYSIPQDPKFIEVLRKVMTDQFLFSPISLFCFFTFGTIILEDKTWNDTVNKLKRIYLKTLIINYTVWFPIQFFNFLIIPRDYQVPFSSSISVLWNCYLSMRNSTS